One segment of Vibrio mimicus DNA contains the following:
- the kefG gene encoding glutathione-regulated potassium-efflux system ancillary protein KefG — protein MRNLVNREQTKAKVLVVYAHPDPQHSVANQVMMEKIADLEHVSIIDLYATYPNFFIDVHAEQQRLREHDVLVLQHPLYMYSCPALLKEWIDRVLSKGFAFGKQSELKGKLWRSVITTGGNHTAYDQRGYNRYPLNEILQPFELSAALCQMHWIEPLVLYWSRNISDQERAQHAERYRQWLQEIAHWQGEPYDATDQ, from the coding sequence GTGCGCAACTTGGTCAACCGAGAGCAAACGAAAGCCAAAGTGCTGGTGGTGTATGCGCACCCCGATCCACAACACTCCGTTGCCAATCAGGTGATGATGGAAAAGATTGCCGATTTAGAGCATGTTTCGATTATCGACCTCTACGCCACTTACCCCAATTTCTTTATTGATGTGCATGCTGAGCAGCAGCGCTTGCGGGAACATGATGTGCTGGTGTTGCAACATCCCCTCTATATGTATTCCTGCCCTGCTCTTTTGAAAGAGTGGATTGATCGCGTGTTGAGCAAAGGTTTCGCCTTCGGTAAACAGAGTGAGCTGAAAGGGAAACTTTGGCGCAGTGTGATTACCACTGGCGGCAACCACACCGCCTACGATCAACGCGGTTATAACCGTTATCCGCTGAATGAAATCCTGCAGCCGTTCGAGCTCAGTGCGGCTTTGTGTCAGATGCACTGGATTGAGCCTTTGGTGCTGTATTGGTCACGCAACATCAGTGATCAAGAGCGTGCGCAGCATGCAGAGCGTTATCGGCAATGGCTACAAGAGATCGCCCACTGGCAAGGAGAGCCGTATGACGCCACTGACCAGTGA